From the genome of Bacillota bacterium:
GTGGGTCTTCTTCCCAGATGGCCTACTCCGAGCCCCTACGAGATCCTGGAAACATCGTAGGTCGGTCAGGCGCATGTGGGAACGTTTTGGCCTGAGGAGGTGGTAGGCCAGGCGGTCGTCTGGAAACGTGGGGCACACGCTCATGGGGGTCGGCAGGAATGCCAATTGGGAGGTGATCCCGATGCGGGAGACGGCGGAGAAAAGGGGCGTCCGTAAGCCCGCGGACGCCCGAGAGGCTCCGGAATTGACGGGCCGGGAAGCGGGGATGGGCCGCCACGACAGGCTGAGGGAAGTTTCCACGGTTCCCCGGTACCTGGGGTGGCTCGCGCTGTTCGGGCCAGGGGCGGTGTTTGCGGCCATGGCCCAGGGGAGCGGCGAACTTATCTGGTGGCCATACCTTATGGCAAAGTACGGAGCAGCTTTCGTGGGGATCATCCTGCCTGCCTGTGCTCTCCAGTACATGGTGAATGTGGAGATCGGTCGGTACAGTGCCACTACTGGCGAGACCATGTTCACGGGTTTCTGCCGGGTGCACAAGGCGTTTGCCGGCCTCATGTGGGTGATGGTGTTAATAACCTACCTGTGGTTTGGCGGTTACGCCAGCGCGGGTTCCACTGCCCTGGCTGCCCTCACCGGTATCCCAACCGGGTGGTCGCCGCGAGCGCAGACGCTGTTCTGGTCGTACTTGGTCATAGCCGTGTTCGGGTCGGCGATCTTGTTCGGGCGGGTGGTGTACCGTGTGATCGAGAAGATCATGATCGCCGTAACCGTGGTCACGGTGGTGGGGTTGCTGGCGGCGGCCTTTCATCCGCAGGTCGTTCAGCACTGGGGTGAATTCTTCGGGTGGTACTTTACGTTCCGCTCCTACTGGCCGGCCAACTGGGACCCCAAGGACCTGGACATCTTTTTGACCTGCATCTGCTTTGCCGGCGCAGGCGGGTTTTTCAACATCA
Proteins encoded in this window:
- a CDS encoding Nramp family divalent metal transporter, yielding MRETAEKRGVRKPADAREAPELTGREAGMGRHDRLREVSTVPRYLGWLALFGPGAVFAAMAQGSGELIWWPYLMAKYGAAFVGIILPACALQYMVNVEIGRYSATTGETMFTGFCRVHKAFAGLMWVMVLITYLWFGGYASAGSTALAALTGIPTGWSPRAQTLFWSYLVIAVFGSAILFGRVVYRVIEKIMIAVTVVTVVGLLAAAFHPQVVQHWGEFFGWYFTFRSYWPANWDPKDLDIFLTCICFAGAGGFFNIMYSYWLRDKGIGLGRFVGRVTSPITGQPEAIPATGYVFADTPENRANYRGWIRFVYGDAAFGTGVNAFTLMLTCLLAFALLYPKGLVPSGWKIAVYQAEFFRTSWGYLGQAVFYLVAAAFMADSWLLCVDAISRMHADYFVSNFRLFREWGVRNTYYLWVAILTVISCVTLLLAQPGTLLIVTGVLNFIAMAIYLPALIYLNYYLVPRTFPNWTRPSNVALFFICLSEAVYLPLAIYYLILKF